Genomic window (Oncorhynchus mykiss isolate Arlee chromosome 28, USDA_OmykA_1.1, whole genome shotgun sequence):
TGAACTTAAACCCTGTACAAAATTCTGGATCTTGGAGATCTCGGGAAAGTGCACTATACCTATGAAACATTTCATCGTGGGTGCACAAATCCAAAATAATGAAGGCCCATGTCGTTGCAAAATTGAATGGTTCTAACGGAAAGAGTCAACTACTATAGGCCTACTGTCATTAACATATACTTGTTGAAAGGATTGGATGCGTGTTGGAAAGAGTCAACTACTATAGGCCTACTGTCGTTAATATATACTTGTTGAATGGATTGGATGCGTGTTGGAAAGAGTCAACTACTATAGGCCTACTGTCATTAACATATACTTGTTGAATGGATTGGATGCGTGTTGGAGTCTAGTTGTCTAAATATCTACTTCTGAACATTATCTGTGGCGCACCTGAATAACAAAGCAGAATAACAAAGCAATGAGTTCTCTAAAACAGCTGACTGACAAAAGCAAACCATGATGAATCAACGGATTAATCTAATGCATTGGAATAAACCTTTTTCTAAATCAAGGACGCATGGCAAACAAATGGCAAATTAGGAAGTACAAAGGAAAATCTATGCATTTTTAAAAAGGAGCTCAGCACCAAGTGGACAGTGCCGCTTTCTAGCCAGCGATAGAattctacagtaccattcatggACAGGAAGACTTTGTGCAGCCACGTGGATATAAATGGTTTAAACCACGTTTTTCTCCATATTTACAACTAAAATATTTACCACTGCATTTTAAACGAATAGAATGGTTCAAATTAGCATTATTTAGAGCCCCCTCAAGTTTGACTTTTGTTGCATTCAGGGGAGCTGAGCCCACCCTAAACGTTACACcccttacatgttctgtttagAGGCGAATTAGCTCCGGCAGCCAAAACAACCAAACACtcccatctaaacgtgaatcgattctcaattgctGTACGGTTCTAGAAACAAAGCCCTCTACTTTCATACCACAAAATAACAAGCAAATGCTAAATATACAGTTACTGTACACTGTTAACACAGTTGCAGCCAATGGCATCGTGCTTCCATTTAAACACAGGTGTTCGGAGAAGCAGATAGCCAATTAGCACATGTCTGCCTGTTTTCCACAAACAAGCtctgtaacatggaaatatgaccgcgtgggaaccctaaccctataaaaaGTGTAGTTATTTAACCTAACTGTGGTTAGGTCAGCCTTTACCACAAACCGTATCGGTCGACCAGCTTAATGATATCCGATTTCAAATCACTGACCTTATTGCTGTCCTAATAGAATTGCATGGAatcagaagaaaaaaatatttgggTAGATTTGTCTTTCATTTCAGGGCAATTTACATGTTTTTTTATAAGTAACCATGTCAATGTCTTTTACAGTGGGTTGCACCTGAAGATCACAGGTCCATCGGAGAATGGCACTGAACCAGGATGAAATAATAGAAGGAATGGAGATTAAAATGGAAGTGGAAGAAGTGGCAACCAATTCTGAAGTGCAGGTAGATGTTGCTGGCAGTGAAGAGTCAGATAAAGCCTTGTCCAATAGTAACCTCGCAACACCTAAAAGGGGGCGGGGTAGGCCACCCAAATATGGATCGGCCTCCAAGTCAGATAATGCCTTGTCTAATTGTAACCCCTCAACACCTAAGAGAGGTAGACCTAAAGGATCAGTGTTTATGAAAACCAAGATGCTGAAGGTGATCGGCCTCGCGGCGGCTTGCCTACCCCGAAAACCAGATGACCCCTCCCCAAAGAAGCGTGGCCGACCCCGAAAAAAGAAGCGTGGCCCGCCCAGTAAAGTTGAATCGACAAGGAAGAGCCTAACACCCATGGGGGAAGAGGATAGAAAACTGGAAAGCCAAGCAAGGCGGTCCCCCGGAAGGCCGCGTATCTATCCACGCATTGATTCTCCAGTCACTGAGCCCAGGGGAAGAGGTCACCCACGCAAGACGGAGGATGCCACCAAGTCCCCCATCTATGATGGTCCCCCACGGAAAAGGGGCCGTCCCCCTGGTGCAGCAAACAAAGTTaagaggggggcagagcaggaTAAGGACAACGGTGAACCTCCAGTCAAACGCTCCTTCCACGCCAAAGACAAAACAGAGGAAGCAGGATTTCCACCAGTCGAAGAAAGTGATCAGGAAGATGAAACAGGGAGGGTGGATCAAGAAAGTGAAAAGTGGAAGGTGGAATATAGAGAAGACCCCAAGAAGCCAGTTAGCCCCAGTGACCCCACTAGCTTTCTCTGGGCAAGTCACATAACACCTAAGAGAGGTAGGCCGAAAGGATCGGTCTCCAAGTTACTGGGTAGCCCCATAACACCTAACAGAGGTAGGCCGAAAGGATCGGTCTCCAAGTTACTGGGTAGCCCCATAACACCTAACAGAGGTAGGCCGAAAGGATCGGTCTCCAAGTTACTGGGTAGCCCCATAACACCTAAGAGAGGTAGACCTAAAGGATCAGTGTTTACACAACGCAAGATACTGAAGGCGACGGGCGAGCCGCCGCGAGGCCAACCTCGAGAAGTGGTTGACCTCTCCCTTGATAAGCATGGCCGGCCCAGTATAGTTCAATTGAAAAGGAGAAGGCCAAAGAAAAGGGGAAGGCCAAAGAAGATACTAACACCCGATGAGGAAGAAGAGCTAAAGAAACTGGAAAGCCAACCAAGAAGACCATGCGGAAGGCCACGTATCTATCCCTGCGATGATTCTCCAGTCACTGAGCCCAGGGGAAAAGGTCCCCCACGGAAAAGGGGCCGTCCCCCTGGTGCACCAAACAAAGTTAAGAGGGGGGCAGAGCAGAATAAGAACAACAGTGAACCTCCAGTCAAACGCTCCTTCCACGCCAAAGAAAAAAGCGAGGAAGTGGGATTTCCACCAGTGGAAGAAAGTGATCAGGAAGATGAAACCGGGAGGGTGGATCAAGAAAGTGAAAAGTGGAAGGTGGAATATAGAGAAGACCCCAATAATCCAGTTACCCCCAGTGACCCCACTAGCTTTCTCTGGGCAAGTCACATAACACCTAACAGAGGTAGGCCGAAAGGATCGGCCTCCAAGTTACTGGGTAGCCCCATAACACCCAATAGAGGTAGGCCGAAAGGATCAGTCTCCAAGTTACTGGGTAGCCCCATAACACCCAATAGAGGTAGGCCGAAAGGATCAGTCTCCAAGTTACTGGGTAGCCCCATAACACCTAACAGAGGTAGGCCAAAAGGATCCGTCTCCAAGTTACTGGGTAGCCCCATAACACCTAACAGAGGTAGGCCAAAAGGATCAGTGTCCAAGTTACTGGGTAGCCCCATAACACCTAACAGAGGTAGGCCAAAAGGATCAGTGTCCAAGTTACTGGGTAGCCCCATAACACCTAACAGAGGTAGGCCGAAAGGATCAGTGTCCAAGTTACTGGGTAGCCCCATAACACCTAACAGAGGTAGGCCAAAAGGATCCGTCTCCAAGTTACTGGGTAGCCCCATAACACCCAATAGAGGTAGGCCGAAAGGATCAGTCTCCAAGTTACTGGGTAGCCCCATAACACCTAACAGAGGTAGGCCAAAAGGATCAGTGTCCAAGTTACTGGGTAGCCCCATAACACCTAACAGAGGTAGGCCGAAAGGATCAGTGTCCAAGTTACTGGGTAGCCCCATAACACCTAACAGAGGTAGGCCAAAAGGATCCGTCTCCAAGTTACTGGGTAGCCCCATAACACCCAATAGAGGTAGGCCGAAAGGATCAGTGTCCAAGTTACTGGGTAGCCCCATAACACCTAACAGAGGTAGGCCGAAAGGATCAGTATTTACACAACCCAAGATACTGAAGGTGATCGGCCTCGCGGCGGCTTGCCTACCCCGAAAACCAGATGACCCCTCCCCAAAGAAGAGTGGCCGACCCCGAAAAAAGAAGCGTGGCCCGCCCAGTAAAGTTGAATCGACAAGGAAGAGCCTAACACCCAAGGGGGAAGAGGATAGAAAACTGGAAAGCCAAGCAAGGCGGTCCCCCGGAAGGCCGCGTATCTATCCACGCATTGATTCTCCAGTCACTGAGCCCAGGGGAAGAGGTCGCCCACGGAAAAGGGGCCGTCCCCCTGGTGCAGCAAACAAAGTTaagaggggggcagagcaggaTAAGGACAACGGTGAACCTCCAGTCAAATGCAACTTTCACTCCAAAGACAAAACAGAGGAAGCAGGATTTCCACCAGTAGAAGAAAGTGATCAGGAAGATGAAACGGGGAGGGTGGATGAAGAAAGTGAAACGGGGAAGAATATAGAGAAGTCACCACAAAGCCAGTTACCCCCAGTGACTGTAATAGCTTTATCGGTGCCATAAGCAGGATAATGTTTGGCGACAGCTCAGCCAGCGACGGTACCCCTTTATCTAGTTTGTAAAAATGTGTGTGCCATTATAGCCTGATTTTTGATAGAAAACTACATGATCAGATGAGGGTGGCCTGTTAGGGTGATCACTGTCATGAACATAtacagaaaaaagaaaaaaaaaacgcaGCTTGTAAAGTGTtgctcccatgtttcatgagctgaaataaaagatcccagacattttaaATACGCACAAAAAGCAACTCAAATTGTGCAAAATGTGTGTTTACAGTCCtgatagtgagcatttctcctttgctaagataaatccatccaccagacaggtgtgccatatcaagaagctgattaaacagcatgctcattacacaagtgcaccttgtgctggggacaataaacggCCACTAAAATGTGCGGTTGTCGTCACACAAGTTGAGTGTGCAATGTTGACTGCAGCAATGTTCACCAGAGCTATTGCCACAATTTAATTTTATCGATGGAAATTTGaacgcacagagatactgtgacaacatcctgaggcccattgttgtgccatgtacctgctgccatcacctcatgtttcggCATGAAAATGCACAGCCCCAAGTCACAAAGaaatgtacacaattcctggaagctgtaaACGTACCAGTTATTCCATGGCCgccatactcaccagacatgtcacccattgagcacgtttgggatccTCTGGATCAACAGCATGTTCCaggtcccgccaatatccagcaacttcacacagccatttaagaggagtgggacaacattccacaggccacaatcaacagcctgatcaactctatacgaaggagatgtcacgctgcatgaggcaaatactGACTGGTTATGAGCCACACCCCCTGCttgttttaaaggtatctgtgaccaaaagaTGCATACAGTGcctcggcccccttgaactttgcgaccttttgccacatttcaggcttcaaacataaagatataaaattgtattttttgtgaagaatcaacaacaagtgggacacaatcatgaagtggaacgacatttattggttatttcaaacttttttaacaaatcaaaaactgaaaaattgggcgtgcaaaattattcagcccctttactttcagtgcagcaaactctctccagaagttcagtgaggatctctgaatgatccaatgttgacctaaatgactaatgatgataaatacaatccacctgtgtgtaatcaagtctccgtataaatgcacctgcactgtgatagtctcagaggtccgtcaaaagcgcagagagcatcatgtggcaaaaggtcgcaaagttcaagggggccgaatactttcgcaaggcactgtatctattcctagtcatgtgaaatccatagataaaaAAAGgtctaattcatttatttcaattgactaatttccttatatgaactgcacTTCATGTtgaatttttatttttgttcagtgtagatattGCATTCACCTTTGTATTGGGTTAAAATGGTTGTTATTTGGACTGTGCAACTTTCAATTCAACATCCCTAAAAATGTATCCATTAAGACGTACAGATATTCACTTCTGTGAGGGTTTTGTTCACTAATATTATCCTTGTAGTTTTCTTAACATTACTCAGATCTTTAGGATTTAGACTTCTGTATTGGCTGTCAGTCCTGATAACTACTTTTTTATTGTACCTGGGcccagtttcccaaaagcatcttaaggctaagttcgtAGTTAGAGCCATAGGATCCTATGGTTCTCATGAACGTAGCCTTAAAATGCTTTTTCGAAAACTGGGCCCAGAGGAGTAACATTTCAAACGGGGACAGCTTGTGTGAGATTTTTCTAGGTTAGTCTCAATTGAGTCTTCACATTTTAGTCAACATTTTCTATAATCATGTTATCGTCTGTCGGTGACACTTTAATGTCTGAGCGTAGTATGAATAAGTTGTTTTCAGTGACTAAATTGTGTGAGTTTACTGCAGTAAAATGTCAGACGTATTAcatttgatgttttttttaaatctcaataAAAAGCAAAAAAAAGTCCATTCTTCTGTTCTTATTCAGTACATGGCTTTCGAGTGTATCAAACATGTTTGAAAATCAGATTGTGGTCAGTTGGCTAATATCAGCTCATCCAGCCGCCCCTGGAGCTTTATATGAGTAAAAtactttgctcaagggcacaccgGCAGGAGACGGTACCTGGGATTTGACACCAGCAGCCCTCTAGGTGACAGTGTCTACTCATGAGCATCAGAACAGACTACACAGGTGCCACCAAACCAACAACTGTCTAGCTACATTATTTCACAAATCAGTCATCAAGTTCAGCCAGCTAGCTATTATAGCCTCCTACAGCACTGCTCTACTAAAATAAAGGCTCTTGGGATACTATTCTACAGACCCCTGACTGCCTCTGCATCATGATCCATGTCGGGTCCAGACCTCGCTGCAATGTAGCAAGCTGTCCACCTGCCATTCCGTAATAGTAGCATAAACTAGCTAACTTACATTTCAGGAGTTTCTTCTCAGTTGTGAAGTAAGGTTGGCTTGACGTAACGTTAAAATAGCTAATTTAGCTGTGAGAATGAGCTAGATTGCTGCAACTACCCCAAGGAGACCACAAACAAACCCTGGGTCAAGTTAACTCATCTAGCTAACCAATGACCTTTTACAGATGAAAAGTATATTTTAAAACCTTTTGAAAATGTACAAGATATCCCTGAAAACTTCacaactaatatatatatatatatatatatatatatatatatttcttttttgggggggggggtcaatagcATTACTCAATGTTATATAGACATCACTACTTGCGAAGAAAGGATTGACAGCTACTATGACTTAACTAGTTACTGTAACGTTAACTGGTCTACAGCACTTCGCTACTGCTAACTAGCTACTTATTTTGTTGTTTACCTGTGGTTGGACGGATGTTGACAATGAAAACATTCCCAATGTCCCTCTCTAGACAGGCCAACAATGTGTTTAGAGGATCCTTTCCGATATGCCCTTTGATTCTCGTTCCTTCTATCCGGTCCAGCCGTCCACTCAGTTTGTTCGCGAAATGAAAGCGGCTAATTGTAAAGGTCAACCGGATATGTTACATTAACAACCGGGGTAAATGCTTAGCTGTAAGAATGAATGCAATGATTCCGTgagataaaacatattttgaagcTATATAGCTAGCCTGAATCAATGGATCATTTATATTGTTATTTAGGCCGATGTATGCcacatcaaaaaaaaaaaagaaggcaaGATTGCATATCAATGACACACCAATCCAAATTATATAGTTGCCGAAATACAAATAAAGCTTATCACAACATTTGTGGAAAATATAAATCTCCCTAAATATGActaaatattaataataatatttcaccGGTCCATATAAAACGTTTGGTCCCCACAGGCTTTTGCAAAAAGCACATTTCATTTGGCAGCAATACACAGAGTAATGTTGATCAATCTGACACATGAAATAAGGAACATATTATTTTCCTTTAAAAAAATTCCTCAAACTTTATTCATGCTCCTAATAGATTTGTATCAACATGCTATTGATTTATtttggtgcggcaggtagcctagaggttcgagtgatggactagtaaccgaaaagtcgcaagattgaatccccgagctgtcgttctgcccttcaacaaggcatttaacccactgttcctaggccgtcattgtaaataataatttgttcttaactgacttgcctggtttagTAAAGGTAAAAAAAGAGATCTCGTCCTTAGTGAATGGGAATGATGGTGCGACATTAGATTCAAGAGGCACTATCTGTAAATTCATATCCCTGCTAACAATCGGAAATAAAAAACGGTAGACCTCAAATTGACCTTATGCCAATTACTGAACTTGTTCCTATTTTTCGGTTTTAATGAGCAGATATAATCGTAGAGACCCTCCTGTCGCTAGTTATGGATAATGCTTTAGTAACATAAGCAACCATAAGGTTGGCTATATAGCAGGGGCAGACTGGGacataaatcccccccccccccccctttatggtagggtggccagacAGAAATgacccctcagtaaaaggcacatgacagcccgcttggcatttgccaaaaggcacctaaatactctcagaccatgagaaacaagaatctctggtctgatga
Coding sequences:
- the LOC110509069 gene encoding zinc finger CCCH domain-containing protein 18 isoform X2: MALNQDEIIEGMEIKMEVEEVATNSEVQVDVAGSEESDKALSNSNLATPKRGRGRPPKYGSASKSDNALSNCNPSTPKRGRPKGSVFMKTKMLKVIGLAAACLPRKPDDPSPKKRGRPRKKKRGPPSKVESTRKSLTPMGEEDRKLESQARRSPGRPRIYPRIDSPVTEPRGRGHPRKTEDATKSPIYDGPPRKRGRPPGAANKVKRGAEQDKDNGEPPVKRSFHAKDKTEEAGFPPVEESDQEDETGRVDQESEKWKVEYREDPKKPVSPSDPTSFLWASHITPKRGRPKGSVSKLLGSPITPNRGRPKGSVSKLLGSPITPKRGRPKGSVFTQRKILKATGEPPRGQPREVVDLSLDKHGRPSIVQLKRRRPKKRGRPKKILTPDEEEELKKLESQPRRPCGRPRIYPCDDSPVTEPRGKGPPRKRGRPPGAPNKVKRGAEQNKNNSEPPVKRSFHAKEKSEEVGFPPVEESDQEDETGRVDQESEKWKVEYREDPNNPVTPSDPTSFLWASHITPNRGRPKGSASKLLGSPITPNRGRPKGSVSKLLGSPITPNRGRPKGSVSKLLGSPITPNRGRPKGSVSKLLGSPITPNRGRPKGSVSKLLGSPITPNRGRPKGSVSKLLGSPITPNRGRPKGSVSKLLGSPITPNRGRPKGSVSKLLGSPITPNRGRPKGSVSKLLGSPITPNRGRPKGSVSKLLGSPITPNRGRPKGSVSKLLGSPITPNRGRPKGSVSKLLGSPITPNRGRPKGSVSKLLGSPITPNRGRPKGSVFTQPKILKVIGLAAACLPRKPDDPSPKKSGRPRKKKRGPPSKVESTRKSLTPKGEEDRKLESQARRSPGRPRIYPRIDSPVTEPRGRGRPRKRGRPPGAANKVKRGAEQDKDNGEPPVKCNFHSKDKTEEAGFPPVEESDQEDETGRVDEESETGKNIEKSPQSQLPPVTVIALSVP
- the LOC110509069 gene encoding zinc finger CCCH domain-containing protein 18 isoform X3, which produces MALNQDEIIEGMEIKMEVEEVATNSEVQVDVAGSEESDKALSNSNLATPKRGRGRPPKYGSASKSDNALSNCNPSTPKRGRPKGSVFMKTKMLKVIGLAAACLPRKPDDPSPKKRGRPRKKKRGPPSKVESTRKSLTPMGEEDRKLESQARRSPGRPRIYPRIDSPVTEPRGRGHPRKTEDATKSPIYDGPPRKRGRPPGAANKVKRGAEQDKDNGEPPVKRSFHAKDKTEEAGFPPVEESDQEDETGRVDQESEKWKVEYREDPKKPVSPSDPTSFLWASHITPKRGRPKGSVSKLLGSPITPNRGRPKGSVSKLLGSPITPNRGRPKGSVSKLLGSPITPKRGRPKGSVFTQRKILKATGEPPRGQPREVVDLSLDKHGRPSIVQLKRRRPKKRGRPKKILTPDEEEELKKLESQPRRPCGRPRIYPCDDSPVTEPRGKGPPRKRGRPPGAPNKVKRGAEQNKNNSEPPVKRSFHAKEKSEEVGFPPVEESDQEDETGRVDQESEKWKVEYREDPNNPVTPSDPTSFLWASHITPNRGRPKGSVSKLLGSPITPNRGRPKGSVSKLLGSPITPNRGRPKGSVSKLLGSPITPNRGRPKGSVSKLLGSPITPNRGRPKGSVSKLLGSPITPNRGRPKGSVSKLLGSPITPNRGRPKGSVSKLLGSPITPNRGRPKGSVSKLLGSPITPNRGRPKGSVSKLLGSPITPNRGRPKGSVSKLLGSPITPNRGRPKGSVSKLLGSPITPNRGRPKGSVSKLLGSPITPNRGRPKGSVFTQPKILKVIGLAAACLPRKPDDPSPKKSGRPRKKKRGPPSKVESTRKSLTPKGEEDRKLESQARRSPGRPRIYPRIDSPVTEPRGRGRPRKRGRPPGAANKVKRGAEQDKDNGEPPVKCNFHSKDKTEEAGFPPVEESDQEDETGRVDEESETGKNIEKSPQSQLPPVTVIALSVP
- the LOC110509069 gene encoding zinc finger CCCH domain-containing protein 18 isoform X4, yielding MALNQDEIIEGMEIKMEVEEVATNSEVQVDVAGSEESDKALSNSNLATPKRGRGRPPKYGSASKSDNALSNCNPSTPKRGRPKGSVFMKTKMLKVIGLAAACLPRKPDDPSPKKRGRPRKKKRGPPSKVESTRKSLTPMGEEDRKLESQARRSPGRPRIYPRIDSPVTEPRGRGHPRKTEDATKSPIYDGPPRKRGRPPGAANKVKRGAEQDKDNGEPPVKRSFHAKDKTEEAGFPPVEESDQEDETGRVDQESEKWKVEYREDPKKPVSPSDPTSFLWASHITPKRGRPKGSVSKLLGSPITPNRGRPKGSVSKLLGSPITPNRGRPKGSVSKLLGSPITPKRGRPKGSVFTQRKILKATGEPPRGQPREVVDLSLDKHGRPSIVQLKRRRPKKRGRPKKILTPDEEEELKKLESQPRRPCGRPRIYPCDDSPVTEPRGKGPPRKRGRPPGAPNKVKRGAEQNKNNSEPPVKRSFHAKEKSEEVGFPPVEESDQEDETGRVDQESEKWKVEYREDPNNPVTPSDPTSFLWASHITPNRGRPKGSASKLLGSPITPNRGRPKGSVSKLLGSPITPNRGRPKGSVSKLLGSPITPNRGRPKGSVSKLLGSPITPNRGRPKGSVSKLLGSPITPNRGRPKGSVSKLLGSPITPNRGRPKGSVSKLLGSPITPNRGRPKGSVSKLLGSPITPNRGRPKGSVSKLLGSPITPNRGRPKGSVSKLLGSPITPNRGRPKGSVSKLLGSPITPNRGRPKGSVSKLLGSPITPNRGRPKGSVFTQPKILKVIGLAAACLPRKPDDPSPKKSGRPRKKKRGPPSKVESTRKSLTPKGEEDRKLESQARRSPGRPRIYPRIDSPVTEPRGRGRPRKRGRPPGAANKVKRGAEQDKDNGEPPVKCNFHSKDKTEEAGFPPVEESDQEDETGRVDEESETGKNIEKSPQSQLPPVTVIALSVP
- the LOC110509069 gene encoding zinc finger CCCH domain-containing protein 18 isoform X1, which gives rise to MALNQDEIIEGMEIKMEVEEVATNSEVQVDVAGSEESDKALSNSNLATPKRGRGRPPKYGSASKSDNALSNCNPSTPKRGRPKGSVFMKTKMLKVIGLAAACLPRKPDDPSPKKRGRPRKKKRGPPSKVESTRKSLTPMGEEDRKLESQARRSPGRPRIYPRIDSPVTEPRGRGHPRKTEDATKSPIYDGPPRKRGRPPGAANKVKRGAEQDKDNGEPPVKRSFHAKDKTEEAGFPPVEESDQEDETGRVDQESEKWKVEYREDPKKPVSPSDPTSFLWASHITPKRGRPKGSVSKLLGSPITPNRGRPKGSVSKLLGSPITPNRGRPKGSVSKLLGSPITPKRGRPKGSVFTQRKILKATGEPPRGQPREVVDLSLDKHGRPSIVQLKRRRPKKRGRPKKILTPDEEEELKKLESQPRRPCGRPRIYPCDDSPVTEPRGKGPPRKRGRPPGAPNKVKRGAEQNKNNSEPPVKRSFHAKEKSEEVGFPPVEESDQEDETGRVDQESEKWKVEYREDPNNPVTPSDPTSFLWASHITPNRGRPKGSASKLLGSPITPNRGRPKGSVSKLLGSPITPNRGRPKGSVSKLLGSPITPNRGRPKGSVSKLLGSPITPNRGRPKGSVSKLLGSPITPNRGRPKGSVSKLLGSPITPNRGRPKGSVSKLLGSPITPNRGRPKGSVSKLLGSPITPNRGRPKGSVSKLLGSPITPNRGRPKGSVSKLLGSPITPNRGRPKGSVSKLLGSPITPNRGRPKGSVSKLLGSPITPNRGRPKGSVSKLLGSPITPNRGRPKGSVFTQPKILKVIGLAAACLPRKPDDPSPKKSGRPRKKKRGPPSKVESTRKSLTPKGEEDRKLESQARRSPGRPRIYPRIDSPVTEPRGRGRPRKRGRPPGAANKVKRGAEQDKDNGEPPVKCNFHSKDKTEEAGFPPVEESDQEDETGRVDEESETGKNIEKSPQSQLPPVTVIALSVP